Proteins from a single region of Theobroma cacao cultivar B97-61/B2 chromosome 10, Criollo_cocoa_genome_V2, whole genome shotgun sequence:
- the LOC18586442 gene encoding ABC transporter G family member 24, whose amino-acid sequence MLKMGLKKLKVCSFWSASFWVFVVLSFLVNMVQCQDLNDYDQVDDPTALRFTTALVNSRLSNLTAVFSKDIGDQARFCIKNQEADWNKAFNFSSNLDFLASCIQKTKGDIMRRLCTAAEAKFYFDTFFRSSSATNLRPNENCNVTSWVSGCEPGWACSIGPNQQVDLENSRVIPPRTHDCQACCEGFFCPRGLTCMIPCPLGSHCPVATLNNATGICEPYLYQLPPGKPNHTCGGANIWADVRSSGEVFCSAGSYCPTTTQEKPCSSGHYCRMGSTSEKRCFKLTSCNSNASNQDLHAYGIMLIAATTTLLLIIYNCSDQVLNTRERRLAKTREAAARSARDTAKARQRWKTAKDAAKKHASGLQTHFSQTFSFKKSAKHPEELKILDQTSCETDEDLYAPTHISCSSESLSSSAPSRGKPMEPGNLMRMMHEIEDDPGNYEGFDVNTHDRKSKGHKPKGKQPNTHSQIFKYAYAQLEKEKALQEENKNLTFSGVISMATNPEIRKRPLIEVSFKDLTLTLKGKGKHLLRCVTGKIKPGRITAVMGPSGAGKTTFISALAGKAIGCKMTGLILINGKNESIRSYRKIIGYVPQDDIVHGNLTVEENLRFNAKCRLPAHLSKPDTVLVVERVIESLGLQMVRNSLVGTVEKRGISGGQRKRVNVGLEMVMEPSLLILDEPTSGLDSASSQLLLRALRHEALEGVNICMVLHQPSYALFQMFDDLVLLAKGGLTVYHGSAKKAEEYFAGLGIHVPERVNPPDHFIDILEGIVTPSATSGVNYKEFPVRWMLHNGYPVPPDLQQSFAQLAMPSAGAGPANGTNPVHAGMEEKSFAGELWQDVRSNVELQRDSIHHNFLKFKDLSCRRTPGVLWQYRYFLGRVGKQRMREAKIQATDYLILLLAGACLGTLAKTSDENFGAVGYTYTIIAVSLLCKIAALRSFSLDKLQYWRESASGMSSLAYFLAKDTIDHFNTVIKPVVYLSMFFFFTNPRSSFAENYIVLLCLVYCVTGIAYALAIFFQPGPAQLWSVLLPVVLTLVATQKQDGEVLKKISNLCYPKWALEAFVIANAERYYGVWLITRCGALLKSGYSLHEWTLCIFILILTGVVSRLFAFVGMITFQKK is encoded by the exons ATGCTCAAAATGGgcttaaaaaagttaaaagtttGTAGTTTTTGGTCGGCTTCTTTCTGGGTTTTTGTAGTTTTGAGTTTCTTAGTGAATATGGTACAATGTCAAGATTTGAATGATTATGATCAAGTGGACGATCCTACTGCTCTTCGCTTTACTACAGCCCTTGTTAATAGCAGGCTTTCTAATCTTACTGCAGTTTTTAGCAAGGATATTGGTGACCAGGCCAGGTTCTGCATAAAAAACCA GGAAGCTGATTGGaataaagcatttaatttttcatcaaatttggaCTTCTTGGCTTCCTGTATTCAGAAAACTAAAG GAGATATTATGCGGCGCTTGTGCACAGCAGCTGAGGCAAAATTCTACTTCGATACTTTTTTTAGAAGTTCAAGTGCAACTAATTTGAGGCCTAACGAAAACTGTAATGTAACCTCATGGGTTTCTGGTTGTGAGCCGGGATGGGCTTGTAGTATTGGTCCAAACCAGCAGGTTGACCTTGAAAATTCTCGAGTCATTCCTCCTAGGACTCATGATTGTCAGGCTTGTTGTGAGGGCTTTTTCTGCCCTCGTGGTCTTACATGCATGATTC CTTGCCCATTGGGTTCCCATTGTCCGGTTGCAACACTCAATAACGCTACTGGCATATGTGAGCC ATATCTTTACCAGCTGCCTCCAGGAAAGCCAAACCATACTTGTGGAGGAGCCAATATATGGGCTGATGTTCGTAGCAGTGGTGAGGTATTCTGTTCAGCAGGGTCATATTGTCCAACAACAACCCAGGAAAAGCCGTGCAGTAGTGG ACATTACTGCAGGATGGGTTCAACATCTGAGAAAC GCTGCTTCAAGTTGACTTCTTGCAATTCAAACGCATCAAATCAAGATTTGCATGCCTATGGAATTATGCTTATA GCTGCTACTACTACTCTTCTCCTCATTATCTACAATTGTTCTGACCAAGTTCTCAACACAAGGGAAAGACGACTGGCGAAAACCAGGGAAGCAGCGGCAAGAAGTGCAAGAGACACAGCAAAAGCACGTCAAAGGTGGAAAACTGCTAAGGATGCTGCTAAGAAACATGCAAGTGGACTGCAAACTCATTTTTCACagacattttcttttaaaaaatctgCCAAGCATCCTGAGGAACTTAAAATATTGGATCAAACAAGTTGTGAAACAGATGAAGACTTGTATGCTCCTACACATATAAGTTGTTCAAGTGAATCTTTATCATCATCTGCACCATCCAGGGGAAAGCCAATGGAACCTGGCAATTTGATGCGGAtgatgcatgaaattgaagatGACCCTGGAAATTATGAAGGATTTGATGTTAATACCCATGATAGAAAATCTAAAGGCCATAAGCCAAAGGGAAAACAACCTAATACTCATAGCCAAATTTTTAAGTATGCATATGCTCAacttgaaaaagagaaagcactgcaagaagaaaataaaaatcttacATTCTCAGGAGTAATTTCTATGGCTACTAATCCTGAAATCAGGAAAAGGCCCCTGATTGAGGTCTCTTTCAAAGACCTTACACTCACTTTGAAGGGGAAAGGCAAGCATCTTTTGAGGTGTGTTACTGGAAAAATTAAGCCTGGTCGCATCACTGCTGTAATGGGCCCTTCAGGTGCTGGAAAAACAACATTTATTTCTGCTCTGGCTGGAAAGGCAATAGGTTGCAAGATGACTGGTTTGATTCTTATAAATGGAAAGAATGAATCAATCCGCTCATATAGGAAAATAATTGGTTATGTGCCACAAGATGATATTGTGCATGGGAACTTGACCGTGGAAGAGAATCTACGGTTTAATGCTAAGTGCAG GCTTCCTGCTCATTTATCAAAACCAGATACAGTTCTTGTTGTTGAAAGAGTTATTGAGTCTTTGGGGCTTCAGATGGTGCGTAATTCCTTGGTGGGAACTGTAGAGAAGCGAGGTATCTCAGGGGGCCAGAGGAAGCGAGTAAATGTTGGATTGGAAATGGTCATGGAACCTTCACTTTTGATCTTGGATGAACCCACATCTGGTTTGGACAGTGCATCCTCTCAGCTGCTTCTTAGAGCACTTCGACATGAAGCTCTTGAAGGAGTAAACATCTGCATGGTGCTTCATCAACCTAG CTATGCCTTGTTCCAAATGTTTGATGATCTAGTACTTTTGGCAAAAGGCGGCCTCACTGTCTACCATGGTTCAGCAAAGAAAGCAGAAGAATACTTTGCGGGCCTTGGGATCCATGTCCCAGAACGTGTTAACCCTCCAGACCACTTCATTGACATTTTAGAGGGTATAGTAACACCAAGTGCAACCTCAGGTGTCAACTACAAAGAGTTTCCTGTCAGGTGGATGCTTCACAATGGGTACCCAGTGCCCCCTGATCTGCAGCAAAGTTTTGCTCAGCTTGCTATGCCCTCAGCAGGTGCAGGTCCAGCAAATGGGACAAATCCTGTTCATGCTGGAATGGAGGAAAAATCTTTTGCTGGAGAGTTATGGCAAGATGTGAGGAGTAATGTGGAGTTGCAGCGGGATAGCATACATCACAATTTCTTAAAGTTTAAGGACTTATCATGCCGGAGAACTCCAGGTGTACTCTGGCAATACAGATATTTTCTTGGGAG GGTTGGGAAGCAGCGTATGAGGGAAGCTAAGATACAAGCGACAGATTATCTGATCTTACTGCTTGCTGGAGCCTGCTTAGGAACATTAGCTAAAACAAGTGACGAAAACTTCGGGGCAGTTGGTTATACTTATACCATAATTGCAGTCT CTCTTCTATGCAAAATAGCAGCTTTGAGATCATTTTCACTGGATAAATTACAATATTGGAGAGAGAGTGCATCTGGCATGAGCAGCTTGGCTTACTTTTTGGCCAAAGACACCATTGACCACTTTAATACTGTGATCAAGCCTGTGGTTTATCTCTCtatgttctttttcttcacaaaTCCAAGATCTTCGTTTGCTGAAAATTATATTGTCTTGCTGTGCCTGGTGTACTGTGTGACTGGTATAGCCTATGCATTGGCCATCTTCTTTCAACCTGGTCCAGCCCAGCTG TGGTCGGTTCTTCTTCCAGTTGTTTTGACACTTGTCGCCACTCAGAAACAAGATGGTGAAGTTCTGAAAAAGATATCTAATTTGTGCTACCCGAAGTGGGCTTTGGAAGCTTTTGTGATAGCAAATGCTGAAAG GTACTATGGAGTGTGGTTAATTACTCGTTGTGGTGCGCTTCTGAAAAGTGGTTATAGTCTACATGAATGGACTCTTTGTATATTCATCCTCATTCTTACTGGTGTAGTCAGCCGTTTATTTGCATTTGTTGGTATGATTACTTTTCAGAAGAAGTGA
- the LOC18586443 gene encoding probable receptor-like protein kinase At5g47070: MKCFCFSGKEKNAEPKATKSISVRSSTSISMSADHDMRRSGSEFNSQNVSDFSTESSTKNSFAALSQRQSNLREFTFSELKTATKNFSRSLMIGEGGFGGVYRGVIRSTDDPHKKIDIAVKQLSRRGLQGHKEWVTEVNVLGVVEHQNLVKLVGYCAEDDERGIQRLLIYEYMPNRSVQDHLSSRFQTTLPWATRIKIAQDAARGLAYLHEGMDFQIIFRDFKSSNILLDEHWNAKLSDFGLARLGPSDGLSHVSTAVVGTIGYAAPEYIQTGRLTAKSDVWSYGVFLYELITGRRPLDRSRPKREQKLLEWVRPHISDIKKFKLILDPRLEGKYSLKSAHKLAAVANKCLARQAKLRPKMSEVLEMVNRIVEAADMVSPQLPMKSSTLKNVSEVLSSRKRLKRRFVDLITGDKGCLIWRTRRPKIVRTC; the protein is encoded by the exons ATGAAGTGTTTTTGTTTCTCTGGTAAAGAGAAGAATGCTGAACCAAAAGCTACAAAGTCTATTTCCGTCCGTTCCTCCACTTCCATTTCCATGTCAGCAGATCATGATATGAGGAGATCTGGGTCTGAGTTCAATTCTCAGAATGTCTCAGATTTTAGCACAGAATCCTCCACGAAGAATTCATTTGCTGCTTTGTCTCAAAGACAAAGTAATCTCAGAGAGTTCACGTTCTCAGAGTTGAAGACAGCAACAAAGAATTTCAGCCGCTCCCTGATGATTGGAGAAGGTGGGTTTGGCGGTGTATATAGGGGTGTTATCCGAAGCACAGACGATCCTCataagaaaattgatattgCTGTTAAACAGCTCAGCAGAAGAGGGTTGCAG GGGCACAAAGAATGGGTGACAGAAGTAAATGTTTTAGGGGTAGTTGAACACCAAAATCTTGTGAAATTAGTGGGTTACTGTGCTGAGGATGATGAAAGAGGTATACAGAGGCTGCTGATATATGAGTACATGCCCAACAGGAGTGTGCAGGATCACTTGTCAAGTCGGTTTCAAACAACTCTTCCTTGGGCcaccagaattaaaattgCCCAGGACGCTGCCCGAGGCTTAGCTTACCTCCATGAAGGAATGGACTTTCAG ATTATTTTCAGAGATTTCAAGTCCTCAAATATACTTTTGGATGAGCATTGGAATGCAAAGCTGTCAGACTTTGGGTTGGCCAGACTGGGGCCTTCAGATGGATTAAGTCATGTCTCAACTGCA GTTGTAGGGACTATTGGATATGCAGCTCCTGAATACATTCAAACCGGGCGCCTGACAGCTAAAAGTGATGTGTGGAGCTATGGAGTTTTCCTTTATGAACTCATAACAGGTAGGCGCCCTTTGGATCGGAGTCGCCCCAAGCGGGAGCAAAAGCTTTTAGAATGGGTCAGGCCACACATCTCTGATATAAAGAagttcaagttgattttggaCCCTAGGCTCGAAGGGAAGTATTCTCTCAAGTCTGCACATAAACTTGCAGCAGTAGCAAACAAATGCTTGGCACGGCAGGCCAAACTACGCCCCAAAATGAGTGAAGTTCTAGAAATGGTGAACCGAATCGTGGAAGCAGCAGATATGGTAAGCCCCCAACTCCCTATGAAGAGTTCAACTCTGAAAAATGTCTCTGAAGTATTATCAAGCAGGAAGCGTCTAAAAAGAAGGTTTGTTGATCTGATAACCGGGGACAAAGGATGTTTGATTTGGCGAACACGGAGACCAAAGATTGTGAGAACTTGTTAA
- the LOC18586444 gene encoding coiled-coil domain-containing protein 12 → MATEEESIEQAAASRRERLRALKAAQELLSTPDEDSAQAAEDKTNETDEENNRSMKFRNYVPHDIQLQEGKVAPPVLPKFEDPVEVAPPPSEDKEDPFVNIAPKKPNWDLRRDVQKKLDKLERRTQKAIYILMEQQEQEKQLAEGGNNIED, encoded by the exons ATGGCTACCGAAGAGGAATCGATAGAACAAGCAGCTGCGTCACGTCGAGAGAGGCTTAGAGCTCTTAAAGCAGCTCAGGAACTGTTAAGCACCCCAGATGAAGATTCTGCTCAAGCTGCTGAAGacaaaacaaatgaaactgACGAAGAAAA TAATCGCAGCATGAAGTTTCGAAATTATGTACCTCATGATATACAGCTGCAGGAGGGTAAAGTTGCTCCCCCAGTGCTGCCAAAGTTTGAAGATCCTGTTGAAGTAGCACCTCCACCATCAGAAGACAAAGAG GATCCCTTTGTCAACATTGCTCCCAAGAAACCAAACTGGGATCTGCGAAGAGACGTGCAGAAGAAGCTTGATAAGCTTGAAAGGCGCACACAGAAGGCAATATACATACTTATGG AGCAACAAGAACAGGAAAAACAGTTGGCTGAAGGTGGAAATAACATTGAAGACTAG
- the LOC108663823 gene encoding protein ROOT PRIMORDIUM DEFECTIVE 1-like, which yields MFFRNSNSKSHFKRLIFSSNFSTFSLFIHQKPPFRYTQNHNYVNVYMKWKKDPFFDSIVHIHKSIELKPIIQLKNFVAKDPSGCIPISAVSKRGLEFDISIKVARFLRQYPSVFEEFRGPEYNLPWFRLTPEAAEIDGEEKRVFDECKEDLKDRLKRFILMSKDKVLPLKIIKGMEWYLGLPEGFLEDSKGNLDESFRFMDMEDGLKGLAVESEGEKVLSTMQRNAMKNGVYFGGTMEGIEFPIFPSKGLRLRRKIEGWLNEFQKLPYVSPYEDFSHLDPNSDVAEKRVVGILHELLSLFVEHSAQRKKLLCLKKYLGLPQKVHKAFERHPHMFYLSFKDKTCTAILKEAYCGKSGIERHPLLGVRKKYIRLVKESGRILKYRKTNNRFIKQEKLEKDLDLDSESDDRTELPL from the coding sequence ATGTTTTTCCGCAACTCAAACTCAAAATCCCACTTTAAAAGACTAatcttttcttccaatttttcaaccttttccctttttattcATCAAAAACCTCCTTTTAGATACACCCAAAATCACAACTATGTGAATGTGTACATGAAATGGAAGAAAGATCCGTTCTTTGACTCAATAGTGCACATCCATAAATCCATAGAGCTTAAACCAATTATTCAACTCAAAAACTTCGTTGCTAAAGACCCCAGTGGTTGCATCCCCATCTCTGCTGTATCAAAAAGAGGCTTAGAATTTGATATTTCCATTAAGGTTGCTAGGTTCCTAAGGCAATACCCTTCAGTTTTTGAGGAGTTTAGAGGTCCTGAATACAATTTGCCTTGGTTTAGGTTGACCCCAGAAGCTGCTGAGATTGATGGAGAGGAGAAAAGGGTATTTGATGAATGCAAGGAGGATTTGAAGGATAGGTTGAAAAGGTTTATTTTAATGAGTAAAGATAAGGTTTTGCCTTTGAAGATTATTAAAGGAATGGAATGGTATTTGGGGTTGCCTGAAGGGTTTTTGGAGGATTCAAAAGGAAATCTTGATGAGTCTTTTAGGTTTATGGACATGGAAGATGGGTTAAAAGGATTGGCTGTTGAGAGTGAGGGGGAAAAAGTATTGTCTACAATGCAAAGAAATGCGATGAAAAATGGAGTGTATTTTGGTGGGACGATGGAAGGAATTGAGTTTCCAATTTTTCCATCAAAGGGTTTAAGGTTAAGGAGGAAGATCGAAGGTTGGTTAAATGAGTTTCAAAAACTTCCTTATGTTTCACCTTATGAGGATTTTTCACATTTAGATCCTAATAGTGATGTAGCTGAGAAGAGAGTTGTAGGGATTCTTCACGAGTTGTTGAGTTTGTTTGTCGAACACTCAGCACAAAGGAAGAAGCTTTTGTGTCTTAAGAAATATTTGGGGTTGCCACAGAAAGTCCATAAAGCATTTGAAAGGCATCCTcatatgttttatttatcttttaaggACAAGACCTGTACTGCAATTCTTAAGGAGGCATATTGTGGTAAGTCTGGTATAGAGAGGCATCCATTGTTGGGAGTGAGGAAGAAATACATTCGATTGGTAAAAGAATCAGGTAGGATTTTGAAGTATAGAAAGACTAATAATCGGTTTATTAAGCAAGAAAAGTTGGAGAAGGATTTGGATTTGGATTCAGAGTCAGATGACAGAACAGAGCTTCCTTTGTAA